The Papaver somniferum cultivar HN1 chromosome 3, ASM357369v1, whole genome shotgun sequence genome includes a region encoding these proteins:
- the LOC113356085 gene encoding DNA mismatch repair protein MLH1-like isoform X2: MEIEEEHEQTLMTHTKEPPKIHRLEESVVNRIAAGEVIQRPVSAVKELVENSLDASSTFINVVVKDGGLKLIQVSDDGHGIRYEDLPILCERHTTSKLSVFEDLQSIKSMGFRGEALASMTYVAHVTVTTITSGQLHGYRVSYKDGVMESEPKPCAAVKGTQMMIENLFYNMTARRKTLQNSADDYAKIVDLICRFGVHHTNVSFSCRKHGATRADVHTVATPSRLDAIRSIYGVSVAHNLMEVTASDDDQSGSVFKMHGYISNSNYSAKKITMVLFINDRLVDCTSLKRAIEVVYAATLPKASKPFIYMSIVLPPEHVDINIHPTKREVSLLNQETIIEKIQMAVESKIRNTNSARTFHTQTAEPSQSVPLSSSKEANYQSPSASKQEKVPEHKMVRTDITDPVGRMHAYLQDAPLSQHERKSGLNTIRSAVRHRRNPRETADLTSVQQLLSEVDNNCHSGLLDIVKQSTYVGMADNVLALLQHNTHLYLVNVVNLSKELMYQQVLRRFAHFNAIQLSEPAPLSELMMIALKEEDMESKTDEVMKQKIAEMNVELLKQKIEMLQDYFGILIDQRGNLSRLPVILDQYTPSMDHLPEFVLSLGNDVGPGGLGR, translated from the exons ATGGAAATCGAAGAAGAACATGAACAAACCCTAATGACCCACACAAAAGAACCACCAAAGATCCACAGACTCGAAGAATCAGTAGTTAACAGAATCGCAGCTGGTGAGGTCATACAACGCCCCGTTTCCGCTGTTAAAGAGCTCGTCGAGAACAGTCTTGACGCTTCTTCAACTTTCATCAATGTTGTTGTCAAAGATGGTGGACTCAAGCTTATCCAAGTCTCTGATGATGGCCATGGTATCCGC TATGAAGACTTGCCAATTCTGTGTGAAAGACACACAACATCGAAACTATCTGTTTTTGAAGACTTGCAGAGTATAAAATCAATGGGGTTTAGAGGTGAAGCATTAGCTAGTATGACTTATGTTGCTCATGTTACAGTTACTACCATCACCAGTGGTCAATTACATGGTTATAG GGTTTCTTATAAAGATGGTGTCATGGAGAGTGAACCTAagccttgtgctgctgtgaaaGGAACTCAAATGATG ATTGAAAATCTCTTTTACAATATGACGGCTCGAAGGAAGACACTTCAGAACTCTGCTGATGATTATGCTAAGATAGTGGACCTAATTTGTAGGTTTGGAGTACATCACACTAATGTGAGCTTCTCATGTAGAAAG cATGGTGCTACCAGAGCTGATGTTCACACGGTGGCTACACCATCAAGACTTGATGCAATCAGATCGATCTACGGTGTCTCAGTTGcccataatctcatggaagttACGGCTTCGGATGATGATCAGTCTGGCTCAGTTTTCAAGATGCATGGTTACATCTCAAATTCAAATTACAGCGCCAAGAAAATTACTATGGTGCTTTTTATAAATG ATAGGTTGGTTGATTGCACTTCCTTGAAGAGAGCAATTGAAGTTGTTTATGCTGCAACCCTGCCAAAGGCATCTAAACCGTTCATATATATGTCAATTGTACTGCCTCCTGAGCATGTGGATATTAATATTCATCCAACAAAGAGAGAG gtAAGCCTTTTGAACCAGGAAACGATTATTGAGAAAATACAAATGGCAGTGGAATCAAAAATAAGGAACACTAATTCAGCAAGGACATTTCACACACAG ACTGCAGAACCTTCTCAATCTGTTCCTCTGAGCTCAAGCAAGGAAGCCAATTATCAATCACCCTCTG CCTCTAAACAGGAAAAAGTTCCAGAGCATAAAATGGTCCGTACTGATATTACGGATCCTGTTGGAAGAATGCATGCCTACTTGCAAGATGCACCTCTGAGTCAGCATGAACGGAAATCTGGCTTGAACACAATACG ctctgcAGTGAGGCATAGAAGAAATCCTAGGGAAACTGCAGATCTGACTAGCGTCCAGCAGCTCTTAAGCGAGGTTGATAATAACTGTCATTCTG GTTTGCTGGACATCGTCAAGCAATCGACATATGTTGGAATGGCAGATAATGTCCTGGCTTTgcttcaacacaacacccaccTGTATCTTGTTAATGTAGTGAATTTGag CAAAGAGCTCATGTATCAGCAAGTTCTACGTCGATTCGCCCATTTCAATGCTATTCAACTTAGTGAGCCCGCCCCCCTTTCAGAATTAATGATGATTGCattgaaagaagaagatatggaatCCAAAACTGATGAAGTGATGAAGCAGAAGATAGCAGAA ATGAATGTTGAGCTGCTGAAGCAAAAAATTGAGATGTTGCAGGATTATTTTGGCATTCTCATCGATCAACGAGGGAACTTATCTAGGCTTCCTGTTATACTGGATCAATACACACCTAGCATGGATCATCTTCCAGAATTTGTGTTGTCATTGGGCAATGATGTAGGTCCTG GTGGATTGGGAAGATGA
- the LOC113356085 gene encoding DNA mismatch repair protein MLH1-like isoform X1 — protein MEIEEEHEQTLMTHTKEPPKIHRLEESVVNRIAAGEVIQRPVSAVKELVENSLDASSTFINVVVKDGGLKLIQVSDDGHGIRYEDLPILCERHTTSKLSVFEDLQSIKSMGFRGEALASMTYVAHVTVTTITSGQLHGYRVSYKDGVMESEPKPCAAVKGTQMMIENLFYNMTARRKTLQNSADDYAKIVDLICRFGVHHTNVSFSCRKHGATRADVHTVATPSRLDAIRSIYGVSVAHNLMEVTASDDDQSGSVFKMHGYISNSNYSAKKITMVLFINDRLVDCTSLKRAIEVVYAATLPKASKPFIYMSIVLPPEHVDINIHPTKREVSLLNQETIIEKIQMAVESKIRNTNSARTFHTQTAEPSQSVPLSSSKEANYQSPSASKQEKVPEHKMVRTDITDPVGRMHAYLQDAPLSQHERKSGLNTIRSAVRHRRNPRETADLTSVQQLLSEVDNNCHSGLLDIVKQSTYVGMADNVLALLQHNTHLYLVNVVNLSKELMYQQVLRRFAHFNAIQLSEPAPLSELMMIALKEEDMESKTDEVMKQKIAEMNVELLKQKIEMLQDYFGILIDQRGNLSRLPVILDQYTPSMDHLPEFVLSLGNDVDWEDEQNCMQAISASLANFYALHPPLLPNPSGEGRQFYKNRTQTGNGEENVNDPRESEDNLDLELISEAETAWAQREWSIQHVLFPSLRLFLKPPKLMATNGTFVQVASLEKLYKIFERC, from the exons ATGGAAATCGAAGAAGAACATGAACAAACCCTAATGACCCACACAAAAGAACCACCAAAGATCCACAGACTCGAAGAATCAGTAGTTAACAGAATCGCAGCTGGTGAGGTCATACAACGCCCCGTTTCCGCTGTTAAAGAGCTCGTCGAGAACAGTCTTGACGCTTCTTCAACTTTCATCAATGTTGTTGTCAAAGATGGTGGACTCAAGCTTATCCAAGTCTCTGATGATGGCCATGGTATCCGC TATGAAGACTTGCCAATTCTGTGTGAAAGACACACAACATCGAAACTATCTGTTTTTGAAGACTTGCAGAGTATAAAATCAATGGGGTTTAGAGGTGAAGCATTAGCTAGTATGACTTATGTTGCTCATGTTACAGTTACTACCATCACCAGTGGTCAATTACATGGTTATAG GGTTTCTTATAAAGATGGTGTCATGGAGAGTGAACCTAagccttgtgctgctgtgaaaGGAACTCAAATGATG ATTGAAAATCTCTTTTACAATATGACGGCTCGAAGGAAGACACTTCAGAACTCTGCTGATGATTATGCTAAGATAGTGGACCTAATTTGTAGGTTTGGAGTACATCACACTAATGTGAGCTTCTCATGTAGAAAG cATGGTGCTACCAGAGCTGATGTTCACACGGTGGCTACACCATCAAGACTTGATGCAATCAGATCGATCTACGGTGTCTCAGTTGcccataatctcatggaagttACGGCTTCGGATGATGATCAGTCTGGCTCAGTTTTCAAGATGCATGGTTACATCTCAAATTCAAATTACAGCGCCAAGAAAATTACTATGGTGCTTTTTATAAATG ATAGGTTGGTTGATTGCACTTCCTTGAAGAGAGCAATTGAAGTTGTTTATGCTGCAACCCTGCCAAAGGCATCTAAACCGTTCATATATATGTCAATTGTACTGCCTCCTGAGCATGTGGATATTAATATTCATCCAACAAAGAGAGAG gtAAGCCTTTTGAACCAGGAAACGATTATTGAGAAAATACAAATGGCAGTGGAATCAAAAATAAGGAACACTAATTCAGCAAGGACATTTCACACACAG ACTGCAGAACCTTCTCAATCTGTTCCTCTGAGCTCAAGCAAGGAAGCCAATTATCAATCACCCTCTG CCTCTAAACAGGAAAAAGTTCCAGAGCATAAAATGGTCCGTACTGATATTACGGATCCTGTTGGAAGAATGCATGCCTACTTGCAAGATGCACCTCTGAGTCAGCATGAACGGAAATCTGGCTTGAACACAATACG ctctgcAGTGAGGCATAGAAGAAATCCTAGGGAAACTGCAGATCTGACTAGCGTCCAGCAGCTCTTAAGCGAGGTTGATAATAACTGTCATTCTG GTTTGCTGGACATCGTCAAGCAATCGACATATGTTGGAATGGCAGATAATGTCCTGGCTTTgcttcaacacaacacccaccTGTATCTTGTTAATGTAGTGAATTTGag CAAAGAGCTCATGTATCAGCAAGTTCTACGTCGATTCGCCCATTTCAATGCTATTCAACTTAGTGAGCCCGCCCCCCTTTCAGAATTAATGATGATTGCattgaaagaagaagatatggaatCCAAAACTGATGAAGTGATGAAGCAGAAGATAGCAGAA ATGAATGTTGAGCTGCTGAAGCAAAAAATTGAGATGTTGCAGGATTATTTTGGCATTCTCATCGATCAACGAGGGAACTTATCTAGGCTTCCTGTTATACTGGATCAATACACACCTAGCATGGATCATCTTCCAGAATTTGTGTTGTCATTGGGCAATGAT GTGGATTGGGAAGATGAACAAAATTGTATGCAAGCAATTTCAGCCTCTCTAGCAAACTTCTATGCTTTGCATCCTCCTCTCCTGCCCAACCCATCTGGGGAGGGGCGGCAATTTTACAAGAACAGGACACAGACTGGCAATGGTGAAGAGAATGTAAATGATCCCAGAGAATCAG AGgacaaccttgatcttgaattGATATCAGAAGCTGAGACTGCATGGGCTCAACGAGAATGGTCCATCCAACATGTCTTGTTCCCTTCCCTAAGACTATTTCTGAAGCCCCCGAAGTTGATGGCTACCAATGGAACATTTGTTCAG GTGGcttcattggagaagctctacaaaatctttgaaagatgCTAG
- the LOC113356086 gene encoding ribulose bisphosphate carboxylase small chain 1, chloroplastic-like, with product MASSMISSAAVASVRSSAPAQASMVAPFSGLKSVSAFPVTRKSADITSISSNGGRVNCMQVWPPTGLKKFETLSYLPPLTVEQLSKEVDYLLRNGWVPCLEFDARGFVYREHGNTPGYYDGRYWTMWKLPMFGCTDASQVVKELEEAKAAYPDSFIRIIGFDNVRQVQCVSFIAYKPESTSY from the exons atggcTTCTTCAATGATTTCCTCTGCCGCAGTCGCCTCCGTAAGGAGCTCCGCTCCCGCTCAAGCTAGCATGGTTGCACCATTCAGTGGTTTGAAATCCGTTTCTGCGTTCCCTGTTACACGCAAATCAGCCGACATCACCTCCATCTCCAGCAACGGTGGAAGAGTTAACTGCATGCAG GTATGGCCACCAACTGGTTTGAAGAAGTTTGAGACCCTCTCATACCTTCCCCCATTGACCGTCGAGCAACTATCAAAGGAAGTCGATTACCTTCTCCGTAATGGATGGGTTCCCTGTTTGGAATTCGACGCCAGAGGATTCGTCTACAGAGAACATGGTAACACCCCTGGTTACTACGATGGTCGTTACTGGACAATGTGGAAATTGCCCATGTTCGGTTGTACCGACGCTTCCCAGGTTGTCAAGGAGCTAGAGGAGGCCAAGGCTGCATACCCAGACTCTTTCATCAGAATCATCGGATTCGACAACGTGCGTCAAGTACAATGTGTTAGTTTCATCGCATACAAGCCCGAGAGCACTAGCTACTAA